The Natrinema salifodinae genome includes a window with the following:
- a CDS encoding CHY zinc finger protein has product MQSIGSHDVVGVDVDSDTRCAHYRTERDVVAFRFACCERYYPCFRCHEERADHEAIPWPRERFDEPSVLCGVCGDEHTVPEYLAADYRCPACDAAFNPGCANHAELYFETSDSDT; this is encoded by the coding sequence GTGCAATCGATCGGGTCCCACGACGTTGTCGGCGTCGACGTCGATTCCGACACGCGCTGTGCCCACTACCGCACGGAGCGCGATGTCGTCGCATTTCGGTTCGCCTGCTGCGAGCGGTATTACCCGTGTTTTCGGTGCCACGAGGAGCGCGCGGACCACGAGGCGATCCCCTGGCCGCGCGAGCGATTCGACGAGCCGTCCGTGCTCTGTGGCGTCTGCGGGGACGAACATACCGTGCCCGAGTATCTCGCGGCCGACTACCGCTGTCCCGCCTGCGACGCCGCGTTCAACCCCGGCTGTGCGAACCACGCGGAGCTGTACTTCGAGACGTCGGACTCGGACACATAA
- a CDS encoding winged helix-turn-helix domain-containing protein translates to MQLPTDNLILEALDKGLEIGPTAIARNIDKSQSTVHERLRVLIEYGLVEKVDDGYYTITDDGHAYLEGDLDAKDLEPSA, encoded by the coding sequence ATGCAACTCCCCACGGATAATCTCATTCTCGAAGCTCTCGACAAAGGGTTGGAGATCGGACCGACCGCTATTGCGAGGAATATTGATAAATCACAAAGTACGGTTCACGAACGGCTCCGCGTTCTCATCGAGTACGGTCTCGTAGAGAAGGTTGACGACGGCTATTACACGATCACCGACGACGGCCACGCCTATCTCGAGGGCGATCTCGACGCGAAAGATCTCGAACCTTCCGCCTGA
- a CDS encoding zinc ribbon domain-containing protein: MANRNETPIGVDIGEYNLYTACPTALPDWRGAFAIPGDDLCRRLDVLRRQAAALLASGFDRDPIAAHVRQRRDALVADLDAAAREICEYASAYDDPVLVTEDSHYRPDLWAWLIDPDAHRGSSWLLPAAHLRLRAVAAEYEIPAATVPEAYSTQECHACGVLGDREQNTLLRCDNPACRVDAVGADFNAATVLARRYFPGRCCDYRPRDPSGTDDRPVLAANGAPSD, translated from the coding sequence ATGGCTAACCGCAACGAAACCCCGATCGGCGTTGACATCGGCGAGTACAACCTCTATACGGCCTGCCCGACCGCCCTCCCAGACTGGCGGGGCGCGTTCGCGATCCCCGGCGACGACCTCTGCCGGCGCCTCGACGTCCTCCGGCGCCAGGCCGCCGCCTTGCTCGCCAGCGGTTTCGATCGGGACCCGATCGCCGCCCACGTCCGGCAGCGCCGCGACGCCCTCGTCGCGGACCTCGACGCCGCGGCCCGCGAAATCTGCGAGTACGCGTCCGCCTACGACGATCCGGTGCTGGTCACCGAAGACAGCCACTACCGGCCGGACCTGTGGGCGTGGCTGATCGACCCCGACGCCCACCGCGGCTCGTCGTGGCTGCTCCCCGCGGCGCACCTGCGGCTGCGAGCCGTCGCCGCCGAGTACGAAATTCCGGCGGCGACGGTGCCCGAAGCGTACTCCACGCAGGAGTGTCACGCCTGCGGCGTGCTCGGCGACCGGGAGCAGAATACGCTCCTCCGATGCGACAATCCGGCCTGTCGCGTCGACGCCGTCGGCGCCGATTTCAACGCCGCGACGGTCCTCGCCAGGCGCTACTTCCCCGGCCGGTGCTGTGACTACCGGCCACGCGATCCGTCCGGGACCGACGATCGACCGGTGCTCGCCGCCAACGGCGCCCCTTCGGACTGA
- the gvpO gene encoding gas vesicle protein GvpO, halophile-type: MAEADSQSREQCKALTADGERCSRPARDDGFCYQHDESDPTVSDSQATEQEKQEEQAEQEQPDDQAEGADASASSGSVDMTADERTDPEAVDADVDTDQDEIAGILTVRKTVKSTAGELIGHEFDGVSEISPTDDGWRAIVEVVERRAVPDTQDIIGRYEIELDPDAVVHGYRRVDRYRRGDTAEFE; encoded by the coding sequence ATGGCCGAAGCCGACAGCCAGTCACGAGAGCAGTGCAAAGCCCTCACCGCGGACGGAGAGCGCTGCTCGCGGCCGGCCCGAGACGACGGCTTCTGCTACCAACACGACGAGAGTGATCCGACAGTGAGCGACAGTCAAGCAACCGAACAGGAGAAACAGGAGGAACAGGCCGAGCAGGAGCAGCCGGACGACCAGGCCGAGGGTGCCGACGCATCGGCGTCGAGCGGATCGGTCGACATGACCGCCGACGAGCGGACCGATCCCGAGGCGGTCGACGCGGACGTCGACACCGACCAGGACGAAATCGCGGGCATCCTCACGGTCCGGAAAACCGTCAAGTCGACCGCCGGCGAACTCATCGGCCACGAGTTCGACGGCGTCAGCGAGATTTCGCCGACCGACGACGGCTGGCGCGCGATCGTCGAGGTCGTCGAGCGCCGGGCCGTGCCGGACACGCAGGACATCATCGGCCGGTACGAGATCGAACTCGATCCCGACGCCGTCGTCCACGGCTACCGCCGGGTCGACCGCTACCGACGCGGCGACACCGCCGAGTTCGAGTAG
- the gvpN gene encoding gas vesicle protein GvpN, translated as MADDASRKRKVRGKKIRASREQKEGRRAKKELARKASNAGERSGDTPLSDPAEVAPDPFVETDAVASLRGRINGWLDADQPVHLIGPTGCGKTALALSAAAERGRPVVWINGDEAVDTAALVGDHAGGERYKEDDQFVGGVSKQTEIVRERWVDNPLSVAVREGATLVYNEFSRSDPAAHNVLLSVFEEGVLERPGKRGDDRTIDVHPDFRAILTSNDVEYAGVHKQQDALLDRFIGVHVDYYDDETERAIVDAHVDLAEEDIATIVETTRALRDELDVVVGTRAAITAAKGLTIFDGHDETGEFDDETLTTVFTDVLAPKVVGNNGEDVDHLRSQIAETV; from the coding sequence ATGGCCGACGACGCCTCGCGCAAGCGCAAGGTCCGCGGCAAGAAGATCCGGGCCAGTCGCGAACAGAAGGAGGGCCGACGAGCGAAGAAGGAGCTCGCGCGAAAGGCATCAAACGCTGGCGAACGAAGCGGCGACACCCCCCTCTCCGATCCCGCGGAAGTCGCCCCGGACCCGTTCGTCGAGACCGACGCCGTCGCGTCGCTGCGCGGCCGCATCAACGGCTGGCTCGACGCCGATCAGCCGGTCCACCTGATCGGGCCGACGGGCTGTGGTAAGACGGCGCTCGCGCTGTCTGCAGCCGCCGAACGCGGCCGCCCGGTCGTCTGGATCAACGGCGACGAAGCGGTCGACACCGCCGCGCTCGTCGGCGACCACGCCGGCGGCGAACGCTACAAGGAGGACGACCAGTTCGTCGGCGGCGTCAGCAAACAGACGGAGATCGTCCGCGAGCGGTGGGTCGACAACCCGTTGTCGGTTGCCGTCCGCGAAGGTGCGACGCTCGTCTACAACGAGTTCTCGCGCAGCGATCCCGCCGCCCACAACGTCCTCCTCTCGGTCTTCGAGGAGGGCGTTCTGGAACGACCAGGCAAGCGCGGCGACGATCGGACGATCGACGTCCACCCCGATTTCCGGGCGATCCTCACGTCCAACGACGTGGAGTACGCCGGGGTCCACAAACAGCAGGACGCGCTGCTCGACCGGTTCATCGGCGTTCACGTCGACTACTACGACGACGAGACGGAACGCGCGATCGTCGACGCACACGTCGATCTCGCCGAAGAGGACATCGCGACGATCGTCGAGACGACGCGAGCGCTGCGCGACGAACTCGACGTCGTCGTCGGCACGCGCGCGGCGATTACGGCCGCGAAGGGACTGACGATCTTCGACGGCCACGACGAGACCGGCGAGTTCGACGACGAGACGCTGACGACCGTTTTCACGGACGTGCTCGCGCCGAAGGTCGTCGGCAACAACGGCGAGGACGTCGACCACCTGCGGTCGCAGATCGCCGAAACGGTCTGA
- the gvpA gene encoding gas vesicle protein GvpA, with protein MAQPQRRPDSSSLAEVLDRVLDKGVVIDVWARISVVGIELLTIEARVVVASVDTFLHYAEEIAKIEQATAEGDLDELEELEVEPRPESSPQSASE; from the coding sequence ATGGCACAACCACAACGAAGACCTGACTCCTCGAGTCTCGCGGAAGTACTGGACCGCGTCCTCGACAAGGGCGTCGTCATCGACGTTTGGGCACGGATCTCGGTCGTCGGGATCGAGCTGCTGACGATTGAGGCCCGCGTCGTGGTCGCCTCGGTCGACACCTTCCTGCACTACGCGGAGGAGATCGCCAAAATTGAGCAAGCCACCGCGGAAGGCGATCTCGACGAACTCGAAGAGCTCGAGGTCGAGCCCCGCCCCGAATCGTCACCGCAGTCGGCATCAGAGTAA
- a CDS encoding GvpL/GvpF family gas vesicle protein: MTNRYVYGVVESADVEFETDAVAGADRVYTISHRRFGAVVSDIDTTDPEETDEDAQRHDDVLREIMEYDGETTIVPMQFGMAFESNRELKNVLRGARPAFRRAMRDIEGKIELGLKLVSEEDADVDRDALEEDVANRFEPIAAQSVANDLFSDRLVLNRSYLVDRDRQAEFDDAVAQFEDERDDLVVQYTGPFAPYSFVDVKIGAQQ; the protein is encoded by the coding sequence ATGACCAACCGATACGTCTACGGCGTCGTCGAATCGGCCGACGTCGAGTTCGAAACCGACGCCGTCGCCGGCGCCGACCGCGTCTACACGATCTCCCACCGACGATTCGGGGCCGTCGTTTCCGACATCGACACGACCGACCCCGAAGAGACCGACGAGGACGCCCAACGGCACGACGACGTCCTCCGAGAGATCATGGAGTACGACGGCGAGACGACCATCGTCCCGATGCAGTTCGGAATGGCCTTCGAGAGCAACCGGGAGCTGAAAAACGTCCTGCGGGGAGCGCGACCGGCGTTCCGGCGCGCGATGCGTGACATTGAGGGCAAGATCGAACTCGGCCTCAAACTCGTTAGCGAGGAAGACGCCGACGTCGACCGCGACGCGCTCGAAGAGGACGTCGCGAACCGGTTCGAGCCCATCGCCGCGCAGTCCGTCGCGAACGACCTGTTCAGCGACCGGCTCGTCCTCAACCGCTCGTATCTCGTCGACCGCGACAGGCAAGCCGAATTCGACGACGCGGTCGCGCAGTTCGAGGACGAGCGCGACGACCTCGTCGTCCAGTACACGGGTCCGTTCGCACCGTACAGCTTCGTCGACGTAAAGATCGGAGCCCAACAATAA
- the gvpF gene encoding gas vesicle protein GvpF yields the protein MFILDDLLFRPFVGIVDALHSIALDEMYDVEAIEDDLKENQLLYELGERSEEEYRRRKDELEEELEVARDVHERLSSGRVEVKK from the coding sequence ATGTTCATCCTCGACGACCTCCTGTTTCGACCGTTCGTCGGCATCGTCGACGCACTGCACTCCATCGCGCTCGACGAAATGTACGACGTGGAGGCCATCGAGGACGACCTCAAGGAGAACCAGTTGCTGTACGAACTCGGCGAGCGCTCAGAAGAGGAGTATCGGCGCCGCAAAGACGAACTCGAAGAAGAACTCGAAGTCGCCCGCGACGTCCACGAACGGCTCTCGAGCGGGCGCGTCGAGGTGAAAAAATAA
- a CDS encoding Hsp20/alpha crystallin family protein: MSDGTDIPDDDRDESPDDHRADDGRPGDGRSDDHRPDDRRFDGSKSEDEGPDHWLSSLLSALESLESGATSRSGRRRGDHAVFDYDVSIRSGDDLWDDSRFDRPADETDRFGTDARDRPRTRRRRTSPSSDHHLTTRRHDDELLVTADVAGSDREEVTVGFDDDTLVVAVEEREVDRIDVPWRERTADATIKNGVLTVQIRPKTNSSDDSGSTDETEPGTDDGGQQ; this comes from the coding sequence ATGAGCGACGGTACCGACATCCCGGACGACGACCGCGACGAATCGCCCGACGACCACCGCGCCGACGACGGCCGACCAGGCGACGGTCGATCCGACGATCATCGTCCCGACGACCGCCGATTCGACGGGAGCAAAAGCGAAGACGAGGGGCCCGACCACTGGCTCTCGAGCCTGCTGTCCGCCCTCGAATCGCTCGAGAGCGGCGCGACCTCGCGGTCCGGTCGGCGGCGGGGCGACCACGCGGTGTTCGATTACGACGTGTCGATCCGGTCGGGCGACGACCTGTGGGACGACAGCCGGTTCGATCGACCCGCGGACGAGACCGACCGGTTCGGCACCGACGCTCGGGACCGCCCGCGAACCCGTCGCCGCCGCACGTCGCCCTCGAGCGACCACCACCTGACGACGCGGCGGCACGACGACGAGTTGCTCGTCACCGCGGACGTCGCGGGGAGCGACCGAGAGGAGGTCACGGTCGGGTTCGACGACGACACGCTCGTCGTCGCCGTCGAAGAGCGCGAGGTCGACCGCATCGACGTCCCCTGGCGCGAGCGGACCGCCGATGCGACCATCAAGAACGGTGTGCTGACCGTTCAGATCCGCCCGAAGACGAACTCGAGCGACGATTCGGGATCGACCGACGAAACCGAACCCGGAACAGACGACGGGGGACAGCAATGA
- the gvpJ gene encoding gas vesicle protein GvpJ, with translation MTTVPDDFQPSRQKADLAEVIEMLLDKGIVINADIAVSIGDTQLLGVQVRAAIASFETAAKYGLEFPEGTDMRRVAEAVGDPELAEMERPKPPIDPTRSVNVTADEEVAGDRNESAESTDTDGGADSDGESTASNLAVDEGDMVSERLGARPEPDRPTSGGFDLLSGSDDDADADASDDGERESASADEESEASEAEAEADANSEGEDA, from the coding sequence GTGACGACCGTGCCCGATGACTTCCAACCCAGCCGGCAGAAGGCCGACCTCGCCGAAGTCATCGAGATGCTGCTGGACAAGGGGATCGTCATCAACGCCGACATCGCCGTCTCGATCGGCGACACGCAACTGCTCGGCGTTCAGGTCCGGGCCGCGATCGCCTCCTTCGAGACGGCGGCGAAGTACGGTCTCGAGTTCCCCGAAGGGACGGACATGCGCCGGGTCGCCGAGGCCGTCGGCGACCCCGAGCTCGCGGAGATGGAGCGGCCGAAACCGCCGATCGATCCCACCCGGAGCGTCAACGTCACCGCCGACGAGGAGGTCGCCGGCGACCGGAACGAAAGCGCCGAGAGCACCGATACCGACGGCGGTGCCGACAGCGACGGCGAGTCGACTGCGAGCAACCTGGCCGTCGACGAGGGCGACATGGTGAGCGAACGCCTCGGCGCGCGCCCGGAACCGGACCGGCCGACCAGCGGCGGGTTCGACCTGCTCAGCGGCTCCGACGACGACGCAGACGCCGACGCGAGCGACGACGGCGAGCGCGAGTCGGCATCGGCCGACGAGGAATCCGAGGCGAGCGAGGCCGAAGCCGAAGCGGACGCGAACTCGGAGGGTGAGGACGCGTGA
- a CDS encoding gas vesicle protein K, with protein sequence MTTIDVGDGEDARQGLVTLVVTVVEILIDALEREAVRRMESGNLSDEEIERLGSQLATIEAEIEQLKADEGIDDGVDDLRGDLNGIVNDAIEQLHGAHHEGSTAPRTPGYSVFGGDDE encoded by the coding sequence GTGACGACGATCGACGTCGGCGACGGCGAGGACGCGCGACAGGGGCTCGTGACCCTGGTCGTCACCGTCGTCGAGATCCTGATCGACGCCTTGGAGCGCGAGGCGGTTCGGCGCATGGAATCGGGCAACCTCTCGGACGAGGAAATCGAACGCCTCGGGAGCCAGCTCGCGACCATCGAGGCCGAGATCGAACAGCTCAAAGCCGACGAGGGGATCGACGACGGCGTCGACGACCTGCGGGGCGACCTGAACGGAATCGTCAACGACGCCATCGAACAGCTCCACGGCGCCCATCACGAGGGATCGACCGCACCTCGGACGCCAGGCTACTCCGTCTTCGGAGGTGACGACGAATGA
- the gvpL gene encoding gas vesicle protein GvpL: MSHDGSGDAGASPGVGTGTDDRLETLDDQATAGQADAEAPEIDEGRYLYCIVRADEDADLDVTGVDGEPVTVVAEDGIGAVVHACDGIYDSADLAQIRRWLVRHQTVVDEAGQAFGTPIPFQFDTILRGDDEAVREWLREESDTLERALAGLAGHWEYRVDVVEVDPIGDEELIERDERLRELDERIGGSEEGTAFLLEKKFDQRLSELRAARRESLTADLQDRLADAAREVHALERSPSAKLSDDLADADGDDSDGETLCRLTLLAHEDDEGTIGSILDDVAAADGLEVRFTGPWPPYTFAPELGGDGDGTGADSDAPNPQP, from the coding sequence ATGAGTCACGACGGATCGGGCGACGCCGGCGCCAGCCCTGGCGTCGGCACCGGGACCGACGACCGACTCGAAACGCTCGACGACCAGGCGACCGCCGGCCAGGCCGACGCCGAGGCCCCGGAGATCGACGAGGGCCGGTACCTCTACTGCATCGTCCGGGCCGACGAAGACGCGGACCTCGACGTGACCGGCGTCGACGGCGAACCGGTCACCGTCGTCGCCGAAGACGGGATCGGCGCCGTCGTCCACGCCTGCGACGGGATCTACGACTCGGCGGACCTCGCCCAGATCAGGCGCTGGCTCGTCCGCCACCAGACGGTCGTCGACGAGGCGGGTCAGGCGTTCGGGACGCCGATCCCGTTCCAGTTCGACACGATCCTCCGCGGCGACGACGAGGCCGTCCGCGAGTGGCTCCGCGAGGAGTCTGACACCCTGGAACGGGCGCTTGCCGGACTCGCCGGGCACTGGGAGTACCGCGTCGACGTCGTCGAGGTCGATCCCATCGGCGACGAGGAACTGATCGAGCGCGACGAGCGACTGCGCGAACTCGACGAGCGGATCGGCGGCTCCGAGGAAGGCACCGCGTTCCTGCTCGAGAAGAAATTCGACCAGCGGCTGTCGGAGCTCCGGGCGGCCCGCCGGGAGTCGCTGACCGCCGATCTGCAGGATCGCCTGGCCGACGCGGCCCGCGAGGTCCACGCGCTCGAGCGCTCGCCGAGCGCGAAGCTGTCCGACGACCTGGCGGATGCAGACGGCGACGACTCCGACGGCGAGACCCTCTGTCGGCTCACGCTGTTAGCCCACGAGGACGACGAGGGGACGATCGGGTCGATCCTCGACGACGTGGCCGCGGCCGACGGGCTCGAGGTCAGGTTCACCGGGCCGTGGCCGCCGTACACGTTCGCGCCGGAACTCGGCGGTGACGGCGACGGCACCGGTGCCGACAGCGACGCGCCGAACCCACAGCCATGA
- the gvpM gene encoding gas vesicle protein GvpM translates to MRPQKDDEAFVDVLDVLLRDGAVLRADVIVSVADIPLVGIKLTAAIAGMETMNEYGLFEEWDGSRRRAAVRRRQYRRPNKPDAETELESEPAGEPGTLDELGVGTAHEGVDDRDDADGAPD, encoded by the coding sequence ATGAGACCGCAAAAGGACGACGAAGCGTTCGTGGACGTGCTCGACGTGCTGCTCAGGGACGGCGCGGTCCTGCGCGCTGACGTAATCGTCTCGGTCGCGGACATCCCGCTGGTGGGCATCAAGCTCACGGCGGCGATCGCCGGTATGGAGACGATGAACGAGTACGGCCTCTTCGAGGAATGGGACGGCAGCCGACGGCGGGCGGCCGTCAGACGTCGCCAGTACAGGAGGCCCAACAAGCCCGACGCCGAGACCGAACTCGAATCCGAACCGGCCGGCGAGCCCGGAACCCTCGACGAACTCGGCGTCGGCACCGCTCACGAGGGCGTCGACGACCGGGACGACGCAGACGGCGCGCCGGACTGA
- a CDS encoding Gfo/Idh/MocA family protein: MSDDAASRPIRIGIVGLGYIGTTVGGQFHRHPDATVEAICDLDAALRDEVGQAFAISADRRYAEYETMLADAPLDAVLVGTPHTLHYEQVVAALDRGYHVYCDKPLTTDLERARDLAERVERSDRTVMVGYQRHLQTAFRTARERFAAPAHEPEWLTASITQGWIDDSRGTWRLDPDLSGGGFLYDTGSHVLDGVLWTTGLEPASVAASMDFHDEDRRVDRRAHLDVAFENGATGTFSFHGDAPSVREHVHLWDGEGAVYLEGIQWGSREIFEIDADAGEHVPYIDPRREQSRAEAFIESVRAGTEPPATVRDALRVTALTEAAYESARTGERIAVDVDIDT; encoded by the coding sequence ATGAGTGACGACGCTGCGTCACGTCCGATTCGCATCGGTATCGTCGGCCTGGGCTACATCGGTACCACCGTCGGCGGGCAGTTCCACCGCCATCCGGACGCGACCGTCGAGGCGATCTGCGACCTCGACGCGGCGCTCCGCGACGAGGTCGGTCAGGCGTTCGCCATCTCGGCCGACCGCCGGTACGCCGAGTACGAGACGATGCTCGCTGACGCACCGCTCGACGCGGTGCTCGTCGGAACCCCGCACACCCTCCACTACGAGCAGGTCGTCGCCGCGCTCGACCGGGGCTATCACGTCTACTGCGACAAGCCGCTGACGACCGACCTCGAACGGGCCCGCGACCTCGCCGAGCGCGTCGAACGGAGCGATCGGACCGTGATGGTCGGCTACCAGCGCCACCTCCAGACGGCGTTTCGGACCGCCCGCGAGCGGTTTGCCGCTCCCGCTCACGAACCCGAGTGGCTGACCGCCTCGATCACCCAGGGCTGGATCGACGACTCGCGGGGGACCTGGCGACTCGATCCCGACCTCTCGGGAGGCGGATTCCTGTACGATACGGGTAGTCACGTCTTGGACGGCGTCCTCTGGACGACCGGTCTGGAGCCGGCGTCCGTCGCGGCGAGCATGGATTTTCACGACGAGGACCGACGAGTCGACCGCCGCGCCCACTTGGACGTCGCGTTTGAAAACGGTGCGACCGGGACCTTCTCGTTCCACGGCGACGCGCCGTCGGTCCGCGAGCACGTCCACCTCTGGGACGGCGAGGGTGCCGTCTACCTCGAAGGGATCCAGTGGGGCTCGCGGGAGATCTTCGAGATCGACGCCGACGCGGGGGAGCACGTCCCTTACATCGATCCCCGTCGCGAGCAGTCCCGCGCCGAGGCCTTCATCGAGAGTGTGAGGGCGGGAACCGAGCCGCCGGCGACGGTCCGGGACGCGCTTCGAGTGACGGCGCTGACCGAAGCGGCCTACGAGTCGGCCAGGACGGGCGAGCGGATCGCAGTCGATGTCGATATCGATACGTGA